TGGCTCACGGGGAGGGCCCGATCTCGCCTCCGGATATGGCAAGTTGTTGCCAAGTAGTGTAATTCGGACACCGACGACGATGCGGAGGAGTTCACGTGACCCAGCAGATACCCCCGACCCCGCAGGGACTGCCGCAACCGGAACCGGAACTGGCCGGAGTGCGGAACTTCCGCGACGTGGGCGGGCTGCCCACGACCGACGGACGGAGGGTCAGGCCAGGACGACTCTTCCGAAGCGGACATCTGGCACATGCCACCGAAACCGACGCACAGTTCCTCAACTCGCTCGGGCTCCACACCGTCTTCGACTTCCGCAACGACGCCGACCACGCCTTGGAGGGCCCGGACGTGGAACTGACCGGGGTGCGGAACGTCAACATCCCGCTCTCGGACCCGGCCGACGGCCGGGAGTTCTGGAAGCTGGTCCGCGACGGCGACCTGGCCCGGCTCCGCTCGCTCCTGGGCGACGGGAAGGGCGAGGCCCGGATGGCGCACTCCTACCGCTCGATCATCGCGAACCGCACCGCCGAACACGGCCGCGTGCTGCGCGCGCTCGCCGCCGACAGCGTCCCCGCGCTCATGCACTGCGCGGCCGGGAAGGACCGGGCGGGCCTGTCGATCGCCGTCACCCTGCTCGCGCTGGGCGTCGAGCGGGAGGCGATCGTGGCGGACTACCTGGAGTCCAACGCCCCGCACCGGCGCTACCGGGTCCGCCGGAGCGGCGAGACGCAGGAGACGCGCGCCCCCGAGGTCGCGGAGCTGCTCGCCCCGCTGTTCGACGCCCGCGCCGCGTACCTGACCGCCGCCTTCGACACCATCGACGAACGGTGGGGCGGCGTCCCGTCCTACCTGACGGAGGGCCTCGGGCTGTCGCCCGAGGCCCTCGACCGGCTGCGCGCACGGCTGCTGGACTGACCCGCCGGAGCGGGCCGCCGTCACCGGTTGCCGACGGCCTGCTTCACCAGCGTCCTGCCGAAGTCCCACATCAGCCCGGACCCGCCGTGCGCCTCGTCCATGACCTCGCGGAAGGCCCCGACGAACCGCTCCACGTCCGCCTCGTCCACGATCAGCGGCGGAATGAGCTTGATCACCTCCAGGTGGTCTCCGGACACCTGGGTGAGGATGCGGTGCTTCCGGAGCAGCGGGACCACGACCATCTGGGCGAAGAGCCCCTTGCGGGCCGCCTGGAGCACGGTCCACCGCGAGCGCAGTCCCAGCGACGACGGCCGGCCGAACTCGATGCCGATCATCAGCCCGCGCCCGCGCACCTCGTACAGCAGCTCGTAGTCGTCCACGAGGGCGGCGAGCCGGCCGCGCAGCAGGTCGCCCGTGGCCCGGGCGTTCGCCACGACCTCCTCGTCCTCCATGACGGACAGCACCGCCAGGCCGGCCGCCATCGCCTGCGCGTTGGAGCCGAAGCTCGCGGAGTGGACGAGCACCCGGTCCATGGACGAGTAGACCTTCTTGAAGATCCAGTCCTTGCCGAGGGTCGCGCCGACCGGCACGTACCCCCCGGACAGGGCCTTCGCCACGCACACCAGGTCCGGCTCCACGCCCGGCTCGTGCTGGTACGCGTAGAAGTCCCCGGTCCGGCCGAGGCCGGTCTGCACCTCGTCCGCGATCAGGAGCGCCTTGTGCCGGTGCAGCAGTTCCTGCGCCGCGGGCAGGAAACCGGGCGGGGCCGCCAGGACCCCCTTGCCCTGGATCGGCTCGACCACGAAGGCGGCCACGTCGCCCTTGCGCAGCTCCCGCTCCAGAGCGGCCAGATCCCCGAGGGCGATCCTCGTGTCGGGCAGCAGCGGGGCGAAGCCGTCCCGGAAGCCGCCCTCCCCGTTCACCGACAGCGAGCCCGTGGTGAGCCCGTGGAAGGCGTGGTCGCAGTAGAGGATCCTGGGCCTCCCGGTGGCGTACCGGGCGAACTTCAGGGCCGTCTCCACGGCCTCGGTGCCGCTGTTGCCGAAGAAGACCCGGTCCAGGTGCGGGCTGTACGAGAGCAGCTTCTCGGCCAGCAGCCCGGGCAGCGGCTGGCAGTCGAAGCGGGTCAGGTCGGCGAGCCCGGCGTCGAGGACGTCGTGCAGGGCTCGCCGGACCACCGGGTGGTGCCGGCCCAGGCCCATGACGCCGAAGCCGGCCAGCATGTCGAGGTAGTCGTTGCCCTCGGCGTCCCAGAAGTGGGCGCCCTCGGCCCGCTCGTAGACCTTGTCGAAGCCGATCGTGTGCAGCATCCGGGGCAGCTGGTGGTTGAGGTGGCGGGCGTGCAGCTCGTACCGCTCGCCGCCGCGCTCGGCCAGCAGGGCGCCGAGGTCGAAGCCCCGGCCCCGGCCGGCCCCCTCCCCCTGCGTCCTCCCCCGGCCCGACGGCGTGCTCATGCCGACTTTTCCCGGTTCCCGCCGATCGTCTCCCGGGCCGCGCGCAGGGACTCCTTGAGGGACCCCATGGTGGCGAGGACGGCGGTGGGCTCGTAGCCGCAGTGCGCCATGCAGTTCGCGCAGCGCGGGTCCTTCCCGCGGCCGTACTTGCTCCAGTCGGTGTCCTCGATCAGCTCGCGGTAGGTGGGCACGTACCCGTCGCTCATCAGGTAGCAGGGGCGCTGCCAGCCGAAGAGGGAGTAGTTCGGAATGGCCCAGGCGGTGCAGGGGAAGTCCGCCTTCCCTTCCAGGAAGTCCAGGAAGAGCGGTGAATGGTTGAGCCGCCAGCGACGCCGGTTCCCGCCGGAAAAGGCCTTCTTGAAGAGCTCCCGGGTCTGTTCGACGCCCAGGAAGTGCTCCTGGTCCGGTGCCTTTTCGTAGGCGTAGGCGGGCGAGATCATCATCTCGTCCACCTGGAGTTCGTCATTCAGGTAGTTGAGCACCTCGATGATCGTCTGCGGGGTGTCGGTGTTGAAGAAGGTGGAGTTCGTGGTGACCCGGAAGCCCCGCTTCTTCGCCTCCTTGATGGCCGCGACGGCCTCGTCGAACACGCCCTCCTTGGCCACGGATTCGTCGTGGCGCTCGCGCAGGCCGTCGATGTGCACGGCGAAGGCGAAATAGGGGGACGGGGTGAACTTCTCCATCTTCTTGCGCATCAGCATGGCGTTGGTGCAGAGGAAGACGTACTTCTTCTTCGCCACCAGCTGTCGGACGATTTCGTCGATCTGCGGGTGCATCAGGGGCTCTCCGCCCGCGATGGACACCATCGGCGCGCCCGATTCCAGCACGGCGCCGACGGCCTGGGCCACCGGCATGCGCTGCTTGAGCACTCCGGCCGGGTGCTGGATCTTTCCGCACCCTTCGCAGGCGAGGTTGCACGCGTACAGCGGTTCCAGCTCGACGATCAGCGGGAACTTCTCACGCTTGCGGAGCTTCTGTTCGAGAAGATAGGTCCCGACCCTGACGGTCTGGCGCAGCGGCATGGCCATCTGGCTCACCTCCTGGGGAGCAGCAAAGAACGGTGCCATTCGTAAAACGCGGGCAGTACGGCACGCAATACGCGGAAGGCCGATATTCCACCGCGCACGGTGCCGATCCGGACGAGCTCGTGCTCCGGAGCGTCCACGATCACCCGGACGGCCGCAACCGGGCGCGCTCCGCGCTCGTGGGCGCCCCCGGCCGCGGTCCACAGGGTGGCCGCGGATTCCATGTCGACCGCGACGGCGCCGGTGGCGCGCAGGTGGGCGCGCTCCTGGCCCCGGACCACGTGGTCGGCTCCGGTCAGTACGCCGGTGTGCACGGTCCGGCCGGGCGCGGCCCGGGCCAGTGCTTCGGCGAGCAGGGCCGTGCCGGTGCAGGCGACGGTCCCGCGGGGGTCCCGGGTCTCCTCGGCGACGACGAGGTCGCCCGGGTGCATGCCGGGGACGAGCCCGGCACAGAACCCGGTGGCCAGGACGGCCGCCCCGGCCAGGGCGGGCCGCTCCAGCGCCCGGGTGACGGCCCGCTCGGCCGCGCGCGGTCCCATGCCGGTACGGAGCACCGAGAACCGCTCGGGTGCGCCGCGGCCGGCGCTGCGCAGGGCGGCCTGTTCGATGCGCAGGGCGCAGGCGACGACCAGCGGGGGTCCCGCGCCCGCCACGTGCCGCCGGTCGGCGGGCATCAGGCCTCCCCGCCGCGGACGGACGGTTCGCCGTACAGGTAGCGGCCGAGCGCGGTGAGCGGGAAGACCTGCCGGTACAGGTGGTAGTTGATGGAGAAGTCCCAGGGAAAGCCGGTCCCGGTGAAGTACGGCTCGTCCCAGGAGCCGTCCTCGTGCTGGGTCCCCACCAGGTGGGCGATGCCCCGTGCCACGGCCTCGCCGTCCCGCTCCCCGGCCGACAGCAGGGCCATGAGGGCCCACGCGGTCTGCGAGGGGGTGGAGGCGCCCTTGCCGGCCAGCGTGGCGTCCTGGTAGGAGCGCTGGTCCTCGCCCCAGCCGCCGTCCTCGTTCTGTACGGACTCCAGCCAGCGCACGGCCCGCCGGACGGCCGGGTGTCCGGTGGGCACGCCGGCGGCGGTGAGGGCGGGGACCACCGAGCCGGTGCCGTAGACGTAGTTGGTGCCCCAGCGGCCGAACCAACCGCCCTCCGGCTCCTGTTCGGCGAGCAGCCACTCGATGCCGCGCCGGGTCCGCGGGTCGCCGGCCCTGCCCTCGAAGGCGAGCATCTCGACCACGTGGGCGGTGACGTCGGCCGAGGGCGGGTCGATGACCTCGCCGAAGTCGCAGAAGGGCAGCTTGTTGGGCAGCGGGCTGGTGTTGTCGGCGTCGAATGCCCCCCAGGCGCCGTTCTTCGACTGCATGCCGAGGTTCCAGGAGACCCCGCGGGCGATGGCGCCCTCGATGCGGGCCCGGTCGGGGTGGCGGACGCGGCGCAGCGCGAGGACGACCTCGGCGGTGTCGTCGATGTCGGGGTAGGTGTCGTTGTGGAACTCGAACGCCCAGCCCCCGGGGGCGAGCCCGGGCCTGCGGACCGCCCAGTCGCCGCTGCGCACGATCTCCTCGCCGAGCATCCAGTCGGCCGCCTTGACCAGCGCCGGGTGGTCGGGCGGCAGGCCCGCGTCGGCCAGGGCGATGGTGGCGAGGCAGGTGTCCCAGACGGGCGACTGGCAGGCCTCGACCATCCGGGCGCCGTCCTCGCGCCAGACGGCGAACCGGTCCAGGGACTCCAGACCGGCCCGCATCACCGGGTGCTTCAGGTCGTACCCGAGCAGGTGCAGGGCGATGACGGAGTAGACGGCGGGCGGTTGGATGCCGCCCCAGCAGCCGTCGTTCTCCTGGCGCTCCACGATCCAACGGCCGGCGGCGGTCATCGCGGCCTTGCGCAGCCGGCGCGGGGCGTGGCGCCGGTAGACGTGCAGCACCCTGTCCATCCGCTGGAAGGCGCCGTCCCAGCTGGTCAGCGGGGCGAGCCGGCGGGCCGGGTGGGGGTTGCGGGCGTCGGTGTGCAGTTCGTCGAGGGCGAAGAGGGCGGGGCGGACCGGGCGCAGCGCGGAGACCACGGTGAGCGGCACGATGGTCTGGCGGGCCCAGCAGCCGAAGTCGTAGATGTTCAGCGGCACCCAGGGGGGCAGGAAGAGCAGTTCGGGCGGGAGTTCGGGCAGGTGGTCCCAGCTCCACCAGCCGAACAGGGCCAGCCAGATCCGGGTGAAGACGCGGGCGGCGGCGATCCCGCCGTGGGCGCGGATCCAGGCGGAGGCACGGGCCATGTGCGGGGAGTCCGGCGCGTCTCCGGCGAGGCGGAGGGCGACGTACGCCTCGATGGTGGCGGAGAGGTCGGGGGGGCCGCCGTGGAAGGTGGACCAGGTGCCGTCGTCCTGTTGCTCGCCCCGGATGAAGAGGGCGGCGGCCCGGGTGGTGGCCTCGTCGCGGATGCCGAGGAACTGCCGGAGCAGCAGGTCCTCGGCGTCCATGGTGACGTTGGTCTCCAGGTCGCCCTTCCACCAGCCCGCCGCGTCCTGACGGGCCAGCAGGTGCCGGGTGGCGCGGGCGGCGGCCTCCTGGGCGCCCCGCTCCAGGGGCCGCGGGTCGGGTGTCGCCCCGCGGGGTTCCGGCGGGGCCGGCGGGGCGAGGTGGGCGTCGCGGCTGCCCGCGCGGGCGGCCGCCGCCGCCCGGGCCCGGCCGCCGCCGTCGTGCGGGCGCGGTTCGGCGGCGGGCCCGGCCGGGCCGCCCCCGTGCGGACCCGCGGGGGCTCCCGCGGGCGCTCCCGCGTCCGCGGGCGGCTCTGCCGCGGCCGGACCCGGCCGGAGACCGGCGTCCGTGTCGCTGCCAGCGGCAGCGCTCTCCGCGCTGCCGTCGGTCGTCGCTGTCATGGCTTCCCCTTAGAACAGTGGCCTGTGCTGTGCTGGGGTCTGCCGTCGGCCGGCGCCCGCCTTGTCGGGCGGGGGCGCCGGCCGGCGACTCGCGAGTCATATGTTCGATCGGGTGGCGATCACCGCTTGCGCACGACGACGAAGTCGGCGAGGGCGACGAGCTGTTCGCGCACCCGCTGGGGCATCTCCACGTCGTCCAGGGCCCGGATCGCGACGGCGTGCTGACGACGGGCCTCGTCGGCGGTCCACTGGCGGCCGCCGGCCGCCTCGATGAGCGCCGCGCGGGCCGCGAACTCCTCCTCCGAGAAGTTCTCGAAGTCGTTGCTCTTGGCATCGGCGGCGAGCAGTTCGGCGAGCTCCTCGCAGGCGGGTCCGCCCGCGGCGAGGGCGGCGACGACCGGCAGCGACTTCTTGCGCTGGCGCAGGTCGCTCCAGGTCTGCTTGCCGGTGGCCTCCGGGTCGCCCCAGATGCCGAGCAGGTCGTCGACGGCCTGGAAGGCGAGGCCGAGGTGGTAGCCGTACTCCTCCAGCTTGTCGGCCGTGCGGTCGTCCGCGCCGCCGAGCACCGCGCCGATCGAGACCGCGCAGGCGAGCAGGGCGCCCGTCTTGTTGCCCTCCATCTCCAGGCACTCCTCGACGCTGACGCGCTCGCGGTGCTCGTACGAGATGTCCTGGGCCTGGCCGTCGATGAGCTTGCGGCTGGCGACGGTGAGCCGTCGGGCGGCGCGGCCCGCCTCCACGGTGCCCAGTTCCAGCAGGACTTCGTTGGCGAGGGCGAAGAGCGCGTCGCCGACCAGGATGGCGAGGGCGGGGCCGTGCACCTTCCAGACGGTGTCGCGGTGGCGGCGCTGCTCGTCGCCGTCCATCAGGTCGTCGTGCAGCAGCGAGAAGTTGTGCACGAGCTCGACGGCGACGGCGCCCGGGACGCCGACCTCGGCCGCGGCGCCCGCGGCCTCGGCCGAGAGCAGGGCGAGGGCGGGGCGCACGGCCTTGCCGCCGTCGCCGTCCGCCGGGTTGCCCTGGGCGTCGATCCAGCCGAAGTGGTAGGCGGCGACGGTGTCCATGGGGGCCGCGAGCCGGTCGACGGCGGCGCGGAGCACGGGCGTGGACAGGGTGCGGCCGCGTTCCAGGAGGGCGAGCGTGTCGGCCTTCTCCGCTCCCCCGCCCGCTGTGCCCACTCCGGCACCCGTGTTCTCGACAGCGGGATTCCCCGGGTTCACTGGCTCTCCTCTGGTTCCTGTACGTGTTGTGCCGGTCGTGCTGCTCGTCATGCCGCCTCCTGCAGAGGGTGTTCGCGGTGGCGGCCGAGAGCGGCCAGCGCGGCGTGGGCCGCGTTCAGTCCGCTCCGGACGGCGCTCTCCATGGTCGCGGGCCAACCGGTGGCAGTCCACGCACCGGCCAGGTAGAGCCCCGGCGTGTCGGTCCGCGCGCCGGGGCGCAGCCGGCCGACGCCGGGTGCGGGGGCGAAGGTGGCGGTCCGCTCCCGGGTGACGAAGAAGTCCCGTACCTTGGCGCCGCGCGCGGCCGGGAGCAGTTTCTCCAGCTCGGGCAGGTACTTGGCCCGCAGGACGGAGACCGGCTCGTCGATGTCGTCCTGCGCCACGGACTGGGACAGGGCCAGGTACTGGCCGCCGTCGGGCAGTCCGGAGGCGTCGGTGCGGTCGAAGACCCACTGCACCGGGGAGCCGAGGGCGGCGAAGAAGGGCTGCCGCAGGACCTTGCGGTCGTAGACCACGTGGACGTTGAGGATCGGCGCGGTGCCGATGTCCAGGAGGGCGTCCGGGTCGGCGAGCGCCCCGGGGGGCAGCAGTCCGCGGGCCTCGCGCTGCGGTACGGCGAGGACCACGGTGTCCGCGTCCAGCGGTTCGCTCTCGGTGTCGACCCGCCAACTGCCCGAATCCAGACGGGAGATGCAGGTGACCCGGGTGCGCAGTTCGGTCCGTACGCCGGCCGCGTCGAGCGCCTTGCGGGCCAGGGTGTCGTGCAGGTCGCCGAGCGGGACCCGGGCCCAGCCGATGTCGGCGGCGCCGTTCTCGGAGAGCAGCCCGGTCTTGAACACCATGGCGGCCAGGCCGAGCGAGGACTGGGCGGCGGTGGCGTTGAGGGTCGCGATGCCGACGAGGTCCCACAGGGCCTCGACGGTACGGGCGGACTGGCCGTGGCGGCCGAGCCACGTCGCGAAGTCCAGGCCGTCCAGGGCCGGGTCGGCGGGGTCGAGCCGGCGCAGCGCGAGGGCGGCGCGCCCGACGCTCGCGCGCTCGGCGAGGGACAGGTGGGGGTAGCGGGCGAGGGAGCCCGCGAGGTGGAGGGGGACGGGCAGCGCGCTGCGGCGCAGCCGGCCCAGGCGCGGGCCGCCGGGGTGGCCGACGTCGAGGACGGGGACGTCGAGCCGGTCCTGGAGCGGGGCAAGAGCGGCGCCGTCGATCCGGTCGAGGAACCACCGGTAGCCGGTGCAGCAGCGCAGGTAGACGTGCTGGCCGTTGTCCACGGTGAGGTCGCCGCGCTGGAAGGAGAAGGCGAGGCCGCCCAGCCGCGGGCGCCCTTCGAGCAGGGTCACCCGCAGTCCGGCGTCGGCGAGTTCGAGGGCGGTGGTGACGCCGGCGAGTCCGCCGCCGACGACGACGGCGTGCCGTGCGCTGTCGCTCATGCGCCCTCCCCCGTGGTGCCGCCCGGTACGGGAAGCGGCCCGGCCTTCCCGGTCCGGCCCGTACGGACGGACGCGCCGGCCGGCGCACCGGTTGCCCGTGCGCCGGCGCGGGCCGGTGCGGTGCGGCCGGGCGCGGCGCCCGGGAGGTCCGGTCGGTGGTTCGTGGGCATCAGGCCCGCCTCCGGTTGCTCTGGCGGGAGATGGTCCGCGCGTCGAGCCCGGAGAGGCCGCGCACGGCGACGTACGCCTTCTCGTGGGTCGGCAGCGAGACGCGGCCGCGCAGCACGGCCTCGGGCTCGCGCTCGATGCGGTCGAGGAGCCGGCGGTAGATGCCGGCCATGGCGGCCACGCAGGCCCCGCTGCGCCGGTCGAGCATCGGCAGCAGCCGGTAGCCCTCGGCGAACAGGGCGCGGGCGCGCCGGACTTCGTGGTGGACGAGCCCGGCGAAGTCGGAGCCGGCGGGCATCCGGTCGCTGTGGAAGCCGTCGGCGCAGGCGAACTTGGCGAGGTCCTCGGCGGGCAGGTAGGTGCGGCCGTTGGCCGCGTCCTCGCGGACGTCGCGCAGGATGTTGGTGAGTTGGAGGGCGAGGCCGAGGGTGTCGGCGTACTCTCCGGCGCGTTCGGCGTCGGCCGCGCCGAGGCCTCCGGTGTGCACGGTGCCGAAGACGCCGAGCGAGAGCCGTCCGATGGCCCCGGCGACGCAGCGGCAGTAGGTCCGCAGGTCGTCCCAGGTCTCGTAGGTCTCGCCGCGCACGTCCATGAGGACGCCGTCGATGAGCTCGTCGAGGCCGCCCAGCGGGATCGGGAAGCGGCCCGCCGCGTGGGCGAGGGCCACGGCGACCGGGTCGGTGTCGTCCTCGTCGACCTGCCCGGCGCGCACGCGGCCGAGCAGCGCGCGGGTCTCCTCCAGCCGGGCCAGTTTCGCGGCCGGTTCCAGCGTGCCGTCGCCGATGTCGTCGACCCGCCGGGAGAAGGCGTACAGCGCGGACATCGCCTGCCGCTTGTCGGTGGGCAGCAGCCGGATGCCGTAGGCGAAGTTGCGCGCCTGCGATCCGGTGACCGCCTCGCAGTAGCTGTAGGCCGCCAGGACCGGCGGCGGGGGTACGGCCGTTGACGATGTGTGTGCGGGGCCCTCCACGGTCGGGCTCACCCCTTTCTCGGCGCTGTGCGCAGGACGGCGGCCACCTCGCGGAGCAGGCCGGTCTTGGTGGGCTTGGGCGGGCCGGGGAGGACGTCGAAGCCGGCGTCGGTGACGGCCCGAAGGGCGGCGCGCCCCCCTCCCACGAAGCCCGCGAGCAGCAGCCGGAGTCTGCCGTGCACGCTACCCACGAGCGGGGTGCCTTCATTCAGGAGTTCACGGGCGCGCGCGCTTTCGAATGCGACGAGGGCGCGGACGGAGGCGCCGGCGGACGGGGCCTTGAGGTCGGTTTCGGCCACGTGGAAGCGGCGCATGTCCTCGGCCGGCAGGTAGATCCGGTCCCGGCCGAGGTCCTCGGCGACGTCCTGGAGGTGTTCGACGATCTGCAGGGCGGTGCAGACGGCGTCGGAGCGGCGGATCCGCTCGGGGGTGGCGGTGCCGGTGAGGGAGAGCACGAGCCGGCCCACCGGGTTGGCGGACAGTTCGCAGTAGGCGAGGAGGTCGCCGTAGGTCGCGTAGCGCGTCACGCGCTGGTCCTGGCGGTTGGCCTCGATCAGCCCGAGGAACGGCTCGGGGGTGAGGCCGTGGTCGCGCACGACGGGCCGCAGGGCCAGCAGCAGGGGGTGGCGCGGGGGGCCGTCGGCGGCGCCGAACACCCGCTTCAGGTCGGTCTCGAAGGCGTCGAGCATGAGGAGCCGGTCGTCCGCGGCGGCGGGGTCGAGGCCGAGGAGTTCGGCGTCGCGTCCGCCGGGGGCGAGGTCGCCGTCGCCGATGTCGTCGACGAGGCGGGCGTATCCGTAGACCGCCGTCAGGCCCTCGCGCCAGGCGCGCGGGAGGAACGCGGGGGCGACGGGGAAGTTCTCCGTCCGGGCCTTGCCGAGGGTGGCGCGCGCGTGGGCCGTGTCGGACCGGGGCCGGCTGTCGTGCCCCGGGGTCACCGCCCGCCGCCCGGGGCGGGGACGGCCGTCGTGCCTGGGGGCCGGAGAATTCCCGTAGCCATTGCCGTCACATCTCCCGTTCTACACTGCAGACTCAATACATCCTATTTCGGACACGCCGCCGGGCTTCGCCCGGGGTGCCCACGCCCGCCCACCTGCGGGGAATCGTCCCCTCTTGGCGCGATTCAGGACCGCTTCAGCTTACGCTGTAC
Above is a window of Streptomyces subrutilus DNA encoding:
- the shc gene encoding squalene--hopene cyclase, whose product is MTATTDGSAESAAAGSDTDAGLRPGPAAAEPPADAGAPAGAPAGPHGGGPAGPAAEPRPHDGGGRARAAAAARAGSRDAHLAPPAPPEPRGATPDPRPLERGAQEAAARATRHLLARQDAAGWWKGDLETNVTMDAEDLLLRQFLGIRDEATTRAAALFIRGEQQDDGTWSTFHGGPPDLSATIEAYVALRLAGDAPDSPHMARASAWIRAHGGIAAARVFTRIWLALFGWWSWDHLPELPPELLFLPPWVPLNIYDFGCWARQTIVPLTVVSALRPVRPALFALDELHTDARNPHPARRLAPLTSWDGAFQRMDRVLHVYRRHAPRRLRKAAMTAAGRWIVERQENDGCWGGIQPPAVYSVIALHLLGYDLKHPVMRAGLESLDRFAVWREDGARMVEACQSPVWDTCLATIALADAGLPPDHPALVKAADWMLGEEIVRSGDWAVRRPGLAPGGWAFEFHNDTYPDIDDTAEVVLALRRVRHPDRARIEGAIARGVSWNLGMQSKNGAWGAFDADNTSPLPNKLPFCDFGEVIDPPSADVTAHVVEMLAFEGRAGDPRTRRGIEWLLAEQEPEGGWFGRWGTNYVYGTGSVVPALTAAGVPTGHPAVRRAVRWLESVQNEDGGWGEDQRSYQDATLAGKGASTPSQTAWALMALLSAGERDGEAVARGIAHLVGTQHEDGSWDEPYFTGTGFPWDFSINYHLYRQVFPLTALGRYLYGEPSVRGGEA
- a CDS encoding polyprenyl synthetase family protein, which produces MNPGNPAVENTGAGVGTAGGGAEKADTLALLERGRTLSTPVLRAAVDRLAAPMDTVAAYHFGWIDAQGNPADGDGGKAVRPALALLSAEAAGAAAEVGVPGAVAVELVHNFSLLHDDLMDGDEQRRHRDTVWKVHGPALAILVGDALFALANEVLLELGTVEAGRAARRLTVASRKLIDGQAQDISYEHRERVSVEECLEMEGNKTGALLACAVSIGAVLGGADDRTADKLEEYGYHLGLAFQAVDDLLGIWGDPEATGKQTWSDLRQRKKSLPVVAALAAGGPACEELAELLAADAKSNDFENFSEEEFAARAALIEAAGGRQWTADEARRQHAVAIRALDDVEMPQRVREQLVALADFVVVRKR
- the hpnD gene encoding presqualene diphosphate synthase HpnD, producing the protein MSPTVEGPAHTSSTAVPPPPVLAAYSYCEAVTGSQARNFAYGIRLLPTDKRQAMSALYAFSRRVDDIGDGTLEPAAKLARLEETRALLGRVRAGQVDEDDTDPVAVALAHAAGRFPIPLGGLDELIDGVLMDVRGETYETWDDLRTYCRCVAGAIGRLSLGVFGTVHTGGLGAADAERAGEYADTLGLALQLTNILRDVREDAANGRTYLPAEDLAKFACADGFHSDRMPAGSDFAGLVHHEVRRARALFAEGYRLLPMLDRRSGACVAAMAGIYRRLLDRIEREPEAVLRGRVSLPTHEKAYVAVRGLSGLDARTISRQSNRRRA
- a CDS encoding aspartate aminotransferase family protein codes for the protein MSTPSGRGRTQGEGAGRGRGFDLGALLAERGGERYELHARHLNHQLPRMLHTIGFDKVYERAEGAHFWDAEGNDYLDMLAGFGVMGLGRHHPVVRRALHDVLDAGLADLTRFDCQPLPGLLAEKLLSYSPHLDRVFFGNSGTEAVETALKFARYATGRPRILYCDHAFHGLTTGSLSVNGEGGFRDGFAPLLPDTRIALGDLAALERELRKGDVAAFVVEPIQGKGVLAAPPGFLPAAQELLHRHKALLIADEVQTGLGRTGDFYAYQHEPGVEPDLVCVAKALSGGYVPVGATLGKDWIFKKVYSSMDRVLVHSASFGSNAQAMAAGLAVLSVMEDEEVVANARATGDLLRGRLAALVDDYELLYEVRGRGLMIGIEFGRPSSLGLRSRWTVLQAARKGLFAQMVVVPLLRKHRILTQVSGDHLEVIKLIPPLIVDEADVERFVGAFREVMDEAHGGSGLMWDFGRTLVKQAVGNR
- a CDS encoding tyrosine-protein phosphatase, whose translation is MTQQIPPTPQGLPQPEPELAGVRNFRDVGGLPTTDGRRVRPGRLFRSGHLAHATETDAQFLNSLGLHTVFDFRNDADHALEGPDVELTGVRNVNIPLSDPADGREFWKLVRDGDLARLRSLLGDGKGEARMAHSYRSIIANRTAEHGRVLRALAADSVPALMHCAAGKDRAGLSIAVTLLALGVEREAIVADYLESNAPHRRYRVRRSGETQETRAPEVAELLAPLFDARAAYLTAAFDTIDERWGGVPSYLTEGLGLSPEALDRLRARLLD
- the hpnE gene encoding hydroxysqualene dehydroxylase HpnE, which codes for MSDSARHAVVVGGGLAGVTTALELADAGLRVTLLEGRPRLGGLAFSFQRGDLTVDNGQHVYLRCCTGYRWFLDRIDGAALAPLQDRLDVPVLDVGHPGGPRLGRLRRSALPVPLHLAGSLARYPHLSLAERASVGRAALALRRLDPADPALDGLDFATWLGRHGQSARTVEALWDLVGIATLNATAAQSSLGLAAMVFKTGLLSENGAADIGWARVPLGDLHDTLARKALDAAGVRTELRTRVTCISRLDSGSWRVDTESEPLDADTVVLAVPQREARGLLPPGALADPDALLDIGTAPILNVHVVYDRKVLRQPFFAALGSPVQWVFDRTDASGLPDGGQYLALSQSVAQDDIDEPVSVLRAKYLPELEKLLPAARGAKVRDFFVTRERTATFAPAPGVGRLRPGARTDTPGLYLAGAWTATGWPATMESAVRSGLNAAHAALAALGRHREHPLQEAA
- the hpnC gene encoding squalene synthase HpnC, whose amino-acid sequence is MTPGHDSRPRSDTAHARATLGKARTENFPVAPAFLPRAWREGLTAVYGYARLVDDIGDGDLAPGGRDAELLGLDPAAADDRLLMLDAFETDLKRVFGAADGPPRHPLLLALRPVVRDHGLTPEPFLGLIEANRQDQRVTRYATYGDLLAYCELSANPVGRLVLSLTGTATPERIRRSDAVCTALQIVEHLQDVAEDLGRDRIYLPAEDMRRFHVAETDLKAPSAGASVRALVAFESARARELLNEGTPLVGSVHGRLRLLLAGFVGGGRAALRAVTDAGFDVLPGPPKPTKTGLLREVAAVLRTAPRKG
- a CDS encoding 1-hydroxy-2-methyl-2-butenyl 4-diphosphate reductase — encoded protein: MPADRRHVAGAGPPLVVACALRIEQAALRSAGRGAPERFSVLRTGMGPRAAERAVTRALERPALAGAAVLATGFCAGLVPGMHPGDLVVAEETRDPRGTVACTGTALLAEALARAAPGRTVHTGVLTGADHVVRGQERAHLRATGAVAVDMESAATLWTAAGGAHERGARPVAAVRVIVDAPEHELVRIGTVRGGISAFRVLRAVLPAFYEWHRSLLLPRR
- the hpnH gene encoding adenosyl-hopene transferase HpnH encodes the protein MAMPLRQTVRVGTYLLEQKLRKREKFPLIVELEPLYACNLACEGCGKIQHPAGVLKQRMPVAQAVGAVLESGAPMVSIAGGEPLMHPQIDEIVRQLVAKKKYVFLCTNAMLMRKKMEKFTPSPYFAFAVHIDGLRERHDESVAKEGVFDEAVAAIKEAKKRGFRVTTNSTFFNTDTPQTIIEVLNYLNDELQVDEMMISPAYAYEKAPDQEHFLGVEQTRELFKKAFSGGNRRRWRLNHSPLFLDFLEGKADFPCTAWAIPNYSLFGWQRPCYLMSDGYVPTYRELIEDTDWSKYGRGKDPRCANCMAHCGYEPTAVLATMGSLKESLRAARETIGGNREKSA